One Urocitellus parryii isolate mUroPar1 chromosome 8, mUroPar1.hap1, whole genome shotgun sequence DNA window includes the following coding sequences:
- the LOC144256537 gene encoding ASNSD1 upstream open reading frame protein-like — protein MPSCGVSPNDSCVLVYTNNLTAHKEDVSSKIKGQFVLDELSNLEKKRKTEQKCFLKAKISLMN, from the exons ATGCCCAGCTGTGGGGTATCTCCCAATGATAGCTGTGTGTTGGTCTACACCAACAACTTGACTGCACACAAGGAGGATGTTAGCAGCAAGATTAAAGGACAATTTGTTCTGGATGAACTTTCCAAcctggagaagaaaaggaaa ACAGAACAGAAATGctttttgaaagcaaaaatatctttgatgaattga